A section of the Budorcas taxicolor isolate Tak-1 chromosome 17, Takin1.1, whole genome shotgun sequence genome encodes:
- the POU4F2 gene encoding POU domain, class 4, transcription factor 2, giving the protein MMMMSLNSKQAFSMPHGGSLHVEPKYSALHSASPGSSAPAAPSASSPSSSSNAGGGGGSGGGGGGRSSSSSSSGGSGGSGGGSEAMRRACLPTPPSNIFGGLDESLLARAEALAAVDIVSQSKSHHHHPPHHSPFKPDATYHTMNTIPCTSAASSSSVPISHPSALAGTHHHHHHHHHHHHQPHQALEGELLEHLSPGLALGAMAGPDGAVVSTPAHAPHMATMNPMHQAALSMAHAHGLPSHMGCMSDVDADPRDLEAFAERFKQRRIKLGVTQADVGSALANLKIPGVGSLSQSTICRFESLTLSHNNMIALKPILQAWLEEAEKSHREKLTKPELFNGAEKKRKRTSIAAPEKRSLEAYFAIQPRPSSEKIAAIAEKLDLKKNVVRVWFCNQRQKQKRMKYSAGI; this is encoded by the exons atgatgatgatgtcCTTGAACAGCAAGCAGGCGTTCAGCATGCCGCACGGCGGCAGCCTGCACGTGGAGCCCAAGTACTCGGCCTTGCACAGCGCCTCGCCCGGGTCCTCTGCACCCGCGGCGCCCTCCGCCAGCTCTCCGAGCAGCTCGAGCAAtgctggcggcggcggcgggagtgGCGGGGGCGGTGGAGGCCGGAGCAGCAGCtccagcagcagcggcggcagcggcggcagcggcgggggCTCCGAGGCGATGCGGCGAGCGTGTCTTCCAACCCCACCG AGCAATATATTCGGCGGGCTGGATGAGAGTCTGCTGGCCCGCGCCGAGGCTCTGGCGGCGGTGGACATCGTCTCCCAGAGCAAAAGCCACCACCATCATCCGCCCCACCACAGCCCCTTCAAGCCGGACGCCACCTACCACACCATGAATACCATCCCGTGCACGTCGGCTGCCTCCTCTTCGTCGGTGCCCATCTCGCACCCGTCCGCGTTGGCGGGCacgcaccaccaccaccatcatcaccaccatcaccaccatcagccgCACCAGGCGCTGGAGGGCGAGCTGCTGGAGCACCTGAGTCCCGGCCTGGCGCTGGGTGCCATGGCGGGCCCCGACGGCGCCGTGGTGTCCACGCCCGCTCACGCGCCGCACATGGCTACCATGAACCCCATGCACCAAGCTGCTCTCAGCATGGCTCACGCGCACGGGCTGCCCTCACACATGGGTTGCATGAGCGACGTGGACGCCGACCCCCGGGACCTGGAGGCATTCGCCGAGCGCTTTAAGCAGCGACGCATCAAGCTGGGGGTGACCCAGGCCGATGTGGGCTCCGCGCTGGCCAACCTCAAGATCCCCGGCGTGGGCTCGCTCAGCCAGAGCACCATCTGCAGGTTCGAGTCCCTCACTTTGTCTCACAACAATATGATCGCGCTCAAACCCATCCTGCAAGCGTGGCTAGAGGAGGCGGAGAAGTCTCACCGGGAGAAGCTCACCAAGCCGGAGCTCTTCAACGGCGCGGAGAAGAAGCGCAAGCGCACGTCCATCGCGGCGCCAGAGAAGCGTTCGCTGGAAGCCTACTTCGCCATCCAGCCGCGGCCCTCCTCCGAAAAGATCGCCGCGATCGCCGAGAAGCTGGACCTTAAGAAAAACGTGGTGCGCGTCTGGTTCTGCAACCAGaggcagaaacagaaaagaatgaaatattctgCGGGCATTTAG